A region of Neovison vison isolate M4711 chromosome 7, ASM_NN_V1, whole genome shotgun sequence DNA encodes the following proteins:
- the SPINDOC gene encoding spindlin interactor and repressor of chromatin-binding protein isoform X2, whose product MALKAEGAALDCFEVTLKCEEGEDEEEAMVVAVIPRPEPMLRVAPQEKTPPPRPSLLEAGGEGCEETKQQVSWEQEFLVGNSPGGSGRALCMVCGAEIRAPSADTARAHILEQHPHTLDLSPSEKSNILEAWSEGVALLQDVRAEQPSSPTSDSGQDVEADPDSEPDPARMPAEIVVLLDSEENPCLPKRSRPRGLRPLELPAAPVSEPGNRKPRGQRWKEPPGEEPVRKKRGRPMTKNLDLDPDPDPDPPSPDSPTETFAAPAEVRHFTDGSFPPGFVLQLFSHTQLRASDSKDSPKEGGAAEGGLPQPESPSPDRACFLEGQPTSLSPHCPDAPLPTTLGSALHAARKNWYVIPLL is encoded by the exons ATGGCCCTGAAGGCCGAGGGGGCCGCGCTCGACTGCTTCGAGGTGACGCTCAAATGCGAGGAAggggaggacgaggaggaggccATGGTGGTGGCCGTAATTCCGCGGCCTGAGCCGATGCTCAGAG TGGCCCCGCAGGAGAAGACCCCCCCGCCCAGGCCCAGCCTGCTGGAGGCAGGTGGCGAAGGCTGTGAGGAGACCAAGCAGCAGGTGTCTTGGGAGCAGGAATTCCTGGTGGGAAACAGCCCAGGAGGCAGCGGGCGGGCACTGTGCATGGTGTGTGGGGCGGAGATCCGGGCCCCCTCGGCGGACACGGCGCGCGCACACATCCTGGAACAGCACCCTCACACCCTGGACTTGAgcccttcagagaaaagcaacaTCCTGGAGGCCTGGAGTGAGGGAGTGGCCCTTTTGCAGGACGTCAGAGCCGAGCAGCCTTCTTCACCAACCTCGG ACTCAGGCCAGGATGTCGAAGCTGACCCGGACTCCGAGCCAGACCCGGCCAGGATGCCGGCAGAGATCGTCGTTCTCCTGGACTCCGAGGAAAACCCGTGTCTCCCGAAAAGGAGCCGGCCCAGGGGCCTCCGCCCGCTCGAGCTTCCTG CTGCCCCTGTCTCAGAGCCAGGAAATAGGAAGCCCCGTGGTCAGAGATGGAAGGAGCCCCCTGGGGAAGAGCCggtcagaaagaaaagaggcagaCCCATGACCAAAAACTTGGACCTGGACCCAGACCCCGACCCAG ACCCCCCGTCCCCCGACTCACCCACAGAGACTTTCGCGGCCCCCGCTGAGGTCCGACACTTCACGGACGGCAGCTTCCCCCCGGGCTTCGTCCTCCAGCTCTTCTCCCACACCCAGCTCAGGGCCTCAGACAGCAAGGACTCCCCCAAAGAGGGGGGCGCTGCAGAAGGAGGCCTTCCCCAGCCGGAAAGCCCCTCTCCAG ATCGTGCCTGCTTTCTGGAAGGGCAACCCACATCACTGTCGCCTCACTGCCCTgatgctcccctccccaccactctcgGCTCTGCCCTCCATGctgccagaaagaactggtacgTAATTCCGTTGCTTTGA
- the SPINDOC gene encoding spindlin interactor and repressor of chromatin-binding protein isoform X1, producing MALKAEGAALDCFEVTLKCEEGEDEEEAMVVAVIPRPEPMLRVAPQEKTPPPRPSLLEAGGEGCEETKQQVSWEQEFLVGNSPGGSGRALCMVCGAEIRAPSADTARAHILEQHPHTLDLSPSEKSNILEAWSEGVALLQDVRAEQPSSPTSDSGQDVEADPDSEPDPARMPAEIVVLLDSEENPCLPKRSRPRGLRPLELPAAPVSEPGNRKPRGQRWKEPPGEEPVRKKRGRPMTKNLDLDPDPDPDPPSPDSPTETFAAPAEVRHFTDGSFPPGFVLQLFSHTQLRASDSKDSPKEGGAAEGGLPQPESPSPAPPPGLRGTLDLQVIRVRMEEPPAVSLLQDWSKHPQGAKSVGAGDPPNWPAVLSDSSTTVGGQPEAGGGV from the exons ATGGCCCTGAAGGCCGAGGGGGCCGCGCTCGACTGCTTCGAGGTGACGCTCAAATGCGAGGAAggggaggacgaggaggaggccATGGTGGTGGCCGTAATTCCGCGGCCTGAGCCGATGCTCAGAG TGGCCCCGCAGGAGAAGACCCCCCCGCCCAGGCCCAGCCTGCTGGAGGCAGGTGGCGAAGGCTGTGAGGAGACCAAGCAGCAGGTGTCTTGGGAGCAGGAATTCCTGGTGGGAAACAGCCCAGGAGGCAGCGGGCGGGCACTGTGCATGGTGTGTGGGGCGGAGATCCGGGCCCCCTCGGCGGACACGGCGCGCGCACACATCCTGGAACAGCACCCTCACACCCTGGACTTGAgcccttcagagaaaagcaacaTCCTGGAGGCCTGGAGTGAGGGAGTGGCCCTTTTGCAGGACGTCAGAGCCGAGCAGCCTTCTTCACCAACCTCGG ACTCAGGCCAGGATGTCGAAGCTGACCCGGACTCCGAGCCAGACCCGGCCAGGATGCCGGCAGAGATCGTCGTTCTCCTGGACTCCGAGGAAAACCCGTGTCTCCCGAAAAGGAGCCGGCCCAGGGGCCTCCGCCCGCTCGAGCTTCCTG CTGCCCCTGTCTCAGAGCCAGGAAATAGGAAGCCCCGTGGTCAGAGATGGAAGGAGCCCCCTGGGGAAGAGCCggtcagaaagaaaagaggcagaCCCATGACCAAAAACTTGGACCTGGACCCAGACCCCGACCCAG ACCCCCCGTCCCCCGACTCACCCACAGAGACTTTCGCGGCCCCCGCTGAGGTCCGACACTTCACGGACGGCAGCTTCCCCCCGGGCTTCGTCCTCCAGCTCTTCTCCCACACCCAGCTCAGGGCCTCAGACAGCAAGGACTCCCCCAAAGAGGGGGGCGCTGCAGAAGGAGGCCTTCCCCAGCCGGAAAGCCCCTCTCCAG CTCCCCCTCCGGGGCTCCGCGGGACACTGGATCTGCAGGTTATCCGCGTACGGATGGAGGAGCCCCCGGCAGTCAGCCTCCTGCAAGACTGGTCCAAGCACCCCCAAGGCGCCAAGAGTGTGGGAGCAGGTGACCCCCCAAACTGGCCGGCGGTTCTGTCAGACTCCAGCACCACTGTGGGGGGCCagccagaggcagggggtggtGTATAG